From the Leptospira kirschneri serovar Cynopteri str. 3522 CT genome, one window contains:
- a CDS encoding glutathione peroxidase: MNETLYDLTATLNNGKEQKLEDYKGKVLLIVNTASECAFTPQYAGLQNLYDKYKTEGLEILGFPCDQFKHQEPGSDETIKNFCQKNYGVKFPIFKKIEVNGDNAHPVFQFLRNKASGFLGNSIKWNFTKFLVDKQGNVIKRYSPITTPENIEKEIQNLLKQ, translated from the coding sequence ATGAACGAGACATTATATGATTTAACAGCAACTCTAAACAATGGAAAGGAACAAAAATTAGAAGATTATAAAGGGAAAGTACTCTTAATTGTAAATACCGCCAGCGAATGCGCTTTTACGCCACAATACGCAGGTTTACAAAATTTATATGATAAGTATAAAACCGAAGGGCTGGAAATTTTAGGTTTTCCGTGTGATCAGTTTAAACATCAGGAGCCGGGCTCTGATGAAACGATCAAAAACTTTTGTCAGAAAAATTACGGAGTGAAATTCCCTATTTTTAAAAAAATAGAAGTAAACGGAGATAACGCTCATCCAGTATTTCAGTTTTTAAGAAATAAGGCTTCGGGCTTTTTAGGAAATTCAATCAAATGGAACTTTACTAAATTTTTAGTGGATAAACAAGGGAACGTAATCAAACGTTATTCTCCCATTACTACTCCCGAAAATATTGAAAAAGAGATCCAGAATCTTTTAAAACAATAA
- a CDS encoding MarR family winged helix-turn-helix transcriptional regulator: MGKTTKNLFLENQICFPLYACSRALTAIYRPILEELGITYPQYLVLLILWKEDACSVKEIGKKLYLDSGTLTPLLKRLEDSEFVIRKRSKEDERSVKIYLSAKGKKLRDKAVFVPSKLIESLEIDKKSLIDLKKDLDRLLLILSEKVE; this comes from the coding sequence ATGGGAAAGACCACAAAAAATCTTTTTTTAGAAAATCAGATTTGTTTTCCGCTTTATGCCTGTTCCAGAGCTTTGACCGCGATTTATCGTCCTATATTAGAAGAATTAGGTATTACTTATCCACAATATTTAGTTTTACTCATACTCTGGAAGGAGGATGCTTGTAGCGTAAAAGAAATTGGAAAAAAATTATATCTGGATTCCGGAACTTTGACACCCCTGCTTAAACGTTTAGAGGATTCAGAATTTGTAATACGAAAACGTTCTAAAGAAGACGAACGTTCCGTAAAAATTTACCTTTCTGCAAAAGGAAAAAAACTTAGAGATAAGGCGGTTTTTGTTCCTTCAAAACTGATTGAAAGTTTGGAAATAGATAAAAAAAGTCTTATCGATCTTAAAAAAGATCTGGATCGATTGCTTCTGATTCTTTCTGAAAAAGTGGAATAA